One Meriones unguiculatus strain TT.TT164.6M chromosome 5, Bangor_MerUng_6.1, whole genome shotgun sequence DNA segment encodes these proteins:
- the Clec1a gene encoding C-type lectin domain family 1 member A isoform X1 produces the protein MQAKYSSTRDMLHEDDTTISLYSGASTATRRAEPRDSENGTPSSVWRPVALTLLTLCLVLLIGLAALGLVFFQFYQLSNNQQDSITEKDERLANISRQLQSLQGQNRKLIETLQQVAVKLCRELYNKSGGHRCSPCPEKWKWHGDKCYQFYRESKNWQGCEYFCLADNATMLKISTQEELDFAMPQSYSEFFYSYWTGLSRNGSGKAWLWTDGTPYSFELFEIIIDPTNLRNRDCMTIFNGKAYSKDCKELRRCACERNAGRVVPEVLQ, from the exons ATGCAGGCCAAATACAGCAGCACAAGGGACATGCTCCATGAAGATGACACCACCATAAGCCTGTATTCTGGAGCCTCCACTGCCACCAGACGTGCAGAGCCCAGGGACTCAG AGAATGGGACACCGTCTTCAGTCTGGCGCCCAGTGGCCCTGACGCTCCTGACCTTGTGTTTGGTGCTGCTCATCGGCCTGGCGGCCCTGGGCCTAGTGT TTTTTCAGTTCTACCAGCTCTCCAATAACCAGCAAGACAGCATCACTGAAAAGGATGAAAGGCTGGCGAACATCTCCCGACAACTGCAGTCTCTCCAGGGCCAGAACAGGAAGCTTATTGAAACTCTTCAGCAGGTAGCTGTAAAACTGTGTCGTGAGCTTTACAACAAAAGCGGAG GACACAGATGCAGTCCTTGCCCAGAAAAATGGAAGTGGCATGGGGACAAATGCTACCAGTTCTATAGAGAGAGTAAAAACTGGCAGGGCTGTGAATATTTCTGCCTGGCTGACAACGCCACCATGCTGAAGATAAGCACTCAGGAAGAGCTG GATTTTGCCATGCCTCAGAGCTACTCTGAGTTTTTCTACTCTTATTGGACAGGGCTCTCCCGCAACGGCAGTGGCAAAGCCTGGCTGTGGACCGATGGGACACCTTACTCCTTTGAACT gttTGAGATTATAATTGATCCCACCAACCTAAGAAACAGGGACTGTATGACCATCTTCAATGGAAAGGCTTACTCAAAGGACTGCAAAGAGCTGAGGAGGTGTGCCTGTGAGAGGAACGCAGGGAGAGTGGTACCCGAGGTGCTCCAGTAG
- the Clec1a gene encoding C-type lectin domain family 1 member A isoform X3 — MQAKYSSTRDMLHEDDTTISLYSGASTATRRAEPRDSENGTPSSVWRPVALTLLTLCLVLLIGLAALGLVFFQFYQLSNNQQDSITEKDERLANISRQLQSLQGQNRKLIETLQQVAVKLCRELYNKSGGHRCSPCPEKWKWHGDKCYQFYRESKNWQGCEYFCLADNATMLKISTQEELGSPATAVAKPGCGPMGHLTPLNCLRL, encoded by the exons ATGCAGGCCAAATACAGCAGCACAAGGGACATGCTCCATGAAGATGACACCACCATAAGCCTGTATTCTGGAGCCTCCACTGCCACCAGACGTGCAGAGCCCAGGGACTCAG AGAATGGGACACCGTCTTCAGTCTGGCGCCCAGTGGCCCTGACGCTCCTGACCTTGTGTTTGGTGCTGCTCATCGGCCTGGCGGCCCTGGGCCTAGTGT TTTTTCAGTTCTACCAGCTCTCCAATAACCAGCAAGACAGCATCACTGAAAAGGATGAAAGGCTGGCGAACATCTCCCGACAACTGCAGTCTCTCCAGGGCCAGAACAGGAAGCTTATTGAAACTCTTCAGCAGGTAGCTGTAAAACTGTGTCGTGAGCTTTACAACAAAAGCGGAG GACACAGATGCAGTCCTTGCCCAGAAAAATGGAAGTGGCATGGGGACAAATGCTACCAGTTCTATAGAGAGAGTAAAAACTGGCAGGGCTGTGAATATTTCTGCCTGGCTGACAACGCCACCATGCTGAAGATAAGCACTCAGGAAGAGCTG GGCTCTCCCGCAACGGCAGTGGCAAAGCCTGGCTGTGGACCGATGGGACACCTTACTCCTTTGAACT gttTGAGATTATAA
- the Clec1a gene encoding C-type lectin domain family 1 member A isoform X2 → MSASENGTPSSVWRPVALTLLTLCLVLLIGLAALGLVFFQFYQLSNNQQDSITEKDERLANISRQLQSLQGQNRKLIETLQQVAVKLCRELYNKSGGHRCSPCPEKWKWHGDKCYQFYRESKNWQGCEYFCLADNATMLKISTQEELDFAMPQSYSEFFYSYWTGLSRNGSGKAWLWTDGTPYSFELFEIIIDPTNLRNRDCMTIFNGKAYSKDCKELRRCACERNAGRVVPEVLQ, encoded by the exons ATGTCGGCATCAG AGAATGGGACACCGTCTTCAGTCTGGCGCCCAGTGGCCCTGACGCTCCTGACCTTGTGTTTGGTGCTGCTCATCGGCCTGGCGGCCCTGGGCCTAGTGT TTTTTCAGTTCTACCAGCTCTCCAATAACCAGCAAGACAGCATCACTGAAAAGGATGAAAGGCTGGCGAACATCTCCCGACAACTGCAGTCTCTCCAGGGCCAGAACAGGAAGCTTATTGAAACTCTTCAGCAGGTAGCTGTAAAACTGTGTCGTGAGCTTTACAACAAAAGCGGAG GACACAGATGCAGTCCTTGCCCAGAAAAATGGAAGTGGCATGGGGACAAATGCTACCAGTTCTATAGAGAGAGTAAAAACTGGCAGGGCTGTGAATATTTCTGCCTGGCTGACAACGCCACCATGCTGAAGATAAGCACTCAGGAAGAGCTG GATTTTGCCATGCCTCAGAGCTACTCTGAGTTTTTCTACTCTTATTGGACAGGGCTCTCCCGCAACGGCAGTGGCAAAGCCTGGCTGTGGACCGATGGGACACCTTACTCCTTTGAACT gttTGAGATTATAATTGATCCCACCAACCTAAGAAACAGGGACTGTATGACCATCTTCAATGGAAAGGCTTACTCAAAGGACTGCAAAGAGCTGAGGAGGTGTGCCTGTGAGAGGAACGCAGGGAGAGTGGTACCCGAGGTGCTCCAGTAG